A genomic region of Mycobacterium senriense contains the following coding sequences:
- a CDS encoding bifunctional 3-(3-hydroxy-phenyl)propionate/3-hydroxycinnamic acid hydroxylase — MVAPGQEVPDIETDVLVVGAGPVGLTLANILGLQGIRTMVVDERDSLIDYPRGVGLDDEALRTFQSIGLAERVLPHTVPNQILRFVDAKRRVLAEMAPPDARFGWPKRNGFVQPLVDAELLAGLGRFEHVQVRWGRPMTACQESADGVSVELGGADNDGDTSRVRARYVIGCDGGRSMTRRVMGVSFDGTTSPTRWLVVDIANDPLGHPNSEVGADPERPYASISIAHGIRRFEFMIHADETDEQAEDPAFLTQMLARMVPHPERVDVIRRRVYTHHSRIAGAFRQGRLLLAGDAAHLMPVWQGQGYNSGIRDAANLGWKLAAVVTGRADDKLLDTYDVERRKHARAMIDLSTMVGRVISPTNRRVATARDLLVRSASIVPSLKRYVLEMRFKPMPRYEHGAVVHASPGSTDSPVGTLFIQPRVDTRDQQNVLLDDVLGSWFAVLCWNNNPRKILGDVAFANWKAVGARFFALRPATQLHWTGHDDPDVVVVGDRHGGLKSWFDTHADSVLFLRPDRCIAGACIAQRAPDLSAALLDALTLTPRGGDLQSGTGSVLYVAQPSPESSGAVAGPA, encoded by the coding sequence ATGGTCGCCCCGGGGCAGGAGGTACCTGACATCGAGACCGACGTGCTCGTGGTGGGCGCGGGACCGGTCGGCTTGACGCTCGCCAACATCCTTGGCCTGCAGGGCATCCGGACGATGGTGGTCGACGAGCGGGACAGCCTCATCGACTACCCCCGCGGAGTCGGCCTGGATGACGAGGCGCTGCGGACCTTCCAGTCGATCGGGCTGGCCGAGCGGGTGCTGCCGCACACCGTGCCCAACCAGATTCTTCGGTTCGTCGACGCCAAGCGTCGCGTGCTCGCCGAAATGGCGCCGCCGGACGCACGTTTCGGGTGGCCGAAGCGAAATGGCTTCGTGCAACCGCTCGTGGACGCCGAATTGCTGGCCGGGCTGGGGCGATTCGAACACGTCCAGGTGCGGTGGGGACGCCCGATGACGGCATGCCAGGAAAGCGCCGACGGGGTGAGCGTCGAACTCGGTGGCGCCGACAACGACGGTGACACCTCACGCGTGCGGGCCCGCTACGTGATCGGGTGCGACGGCGGCCGCAGCATGACCCGCCGGGTGATGGGTGTGTCGTTCGACGGAACCACGTCGCCGACCCGGTGGCTGGTGGTCGACATCGCGAACGACCCGCTCGGGCACCCGAACAGTGAGGTGGGCGCCGACCCCGAACGCCCATATGCCTCGATCTCGATCGCCCATGGAATCCGCCGCTTCGAATTCATGATTCACGCCGACGAAACCGATGAGCAGGCCGAAGATCCCGCGTTCCTGACGCAGATGCTGGCCCGGATGGTGCCCCACCCCGAGCGAGTCGACGTGATCCGGCGCCGGGTGTACACCCACCACTCGCGGATCGCCGGGGCGTTCCGCCAGGGCCGGCTGCTGCTGGCCGGCGATGCCGCCCACCTGATGCCGGTGTGGCAGGGCCAGGGATACAACAGCGGGATCCGCGACGCGGCGAACCTGGGCTGGAAGCTCGCCGCGGTGGTGACTGGGCGGGCCGACGACAAGCTGCTGGACACCTATGACGTGGAACGCCGCAAGCACGCTCGCGCGATGATCGACCTGTCCACCATGGTGGGCCGGGTGATCTCGCCGACCAACCGCCGCGTGGCGACCGCGCGTGATCTGTTGGTCCGCTCGGCGTCAATTGTCCCGTCGCTCAAGCGATATGTGCTGGAGATGCGGTTCAAGCCGATGCCGCGCTATGAACACGGCGCCGTCGTACACGCCTCGCCGGGCAGCACCGATTCGCCGGTGGGAACTCTGTTCATCCAGCCCCGCGTCGACACCCGGGACCAGCAGAACGTGTTGCTCGACGACGTACTCGGTTCCTGGTTCGCCGTGCTGTGCTGGAACAACAACCCACGCAAGATTCTCGGCGATGTGGCGTTCGCGAACTGGAAAGCCGTGGGCGCCCGGTTCTTTGCACTCCGGCCGGCGACCCAACTGCACTGGACCGGACACGACGACCCCGATGTCGTGGTCGTGGGTGACCGGCACGGCGGCCTCAAATCCTGGTTCGACACCCACGCCGACTCGGTGCTGTTCCTGCGCCCGGACCGGTGCATCGCTGGTGCCTGCATCGCTCAGCGCGCACCCGACCTGAGCGCCGCACTCCTCGACGCACTCACACTCACGCCGCGAGGGGGTGATTTGCAAAGTGGCACTGGCTCTGTGCTGTATGTCGCACAGCCCTCTCCTGAATCTTCCGGGGCCGTCGCAGGACCTGCTTGA
- a CDS encoding sensor histidine kinase, which translates to MAVAGDVELERVRTVHQLRSYRIGSVLRIGVVGLMVAAMIIGTSRSEWPQETVLIVVYALVALSALGLAFAPFRRWIGMGRLVAIGRFEPFVFTVIDIVALTVFQLLSTNGVYPLLIMAMLPVLLGLDVSSRRAAVVLIFSMLGFAIAVLQDPVMLSGVKLPEAGFRFLLYAFLCCAAFLVVRIEERHTHSVAGLSALREELLAQTMNASDEAARQISEFIHDGPLQDILAVRQELVELDAAFDGDERVARALAGLQMASDRLRQATFELHPAVLEQVGLGAAVQQLAEFTAQRSGIDITTDIEYSTRSDIDPVMFGVVRELLSNVVQHAAARSATVMLGITEQTCVLHVVDDGVGFGQETVARRLGEGHIGLASHRARVEAAGGALLFLDVAVGTHVCVEMPLKD; encoded by the coding sequence GTGGCGGTCGCCGGTGACGTGGAACTGGAACGGGTGCGCACGGTTCACCAGTTGCGCTCGTACCGCATCGGCTCGGTGCTGCGAATCGGTGTGGTCGGCCTCATGGTCGCGGCCATGATCATCGGCACCAGCCGATCGGAGTGGCCGCAGGAAACCGTGCTGATCGTCGTGTACGCGCTCGTCGCGCTGAGCGCGCTGGGATTGGCTTTCGCTCCGTTCCGTCGATGGATCGGAATGGGCCGACTGGTTGCGATCGGCCGGTTCGAGCCGTTTGTCTTCACCGTCATCGACATCGTCGCGCTTACCGTCTTCCAGCTGTTGTCCACCAACGGGGTCTATCCGCTGCTGATCATGGCGATGTTGCCGGTCCTGTTGGGGCTTGACGTCTCCTCGCGCCGGGCGGCGGTGGTGCTGATCTTCTCGATGCTCGGATTCGCCATTGCCGTGCTGCAAGATCCGGTGATGTTGAGCGGAGTCAAGTTGCCGGAGGCGGGTTTTCGGTTCCTGCTCTACGCATTCCTGTGTTGCGCGGCCTTCTTGGTGGTGCGCATCGAGGAGCGTCATACCCACTCGGTGGCCGGATTGAGCGCCCTGCGAGAGGAATTACTCGCCCAGACGATGAACGCGTCGGACGAGGCGGCGCGCCAGATCTCGGAGTTCATCCACGACGGACCCCTGCAAGACATCCTGGCCGTGCGCCAAGAGCTCGTCGAATTGGATGCGGCGTTCGACGGCGATGAGCGTGTCGCCCGGGCGCTGGCCGGTCTGCAGATGGCGTCGGACCGGTTGCGGCAGGCCACTTTCGAGCTGCATCCGGCGGTACTCGAGCAGGTCGGGCTGGGCGCCGCGGTGCAGCAGCTCGCGGAGTTCACCGCACAGCGGTCCGGCATCGACATCACCACCGACATCGAGTATTCGACGCGCAGTGACATCGATCCCGTCATGTTCGGCGTGGTGCGCGAGTTGTTGTCCAACGTCGTGCAACATGCTGCTGCCCGCAGTGCGACGGTCATGCTCGGGATCACCGAGCAGACTTGCGTTTTGCATGTGGTCGACGACGGCGTGGGTTTCGGCCAGGAGACGGTGGCGCGCCGCCTGGGGGAGGGTCACATCGGTCTGGCGTCGCATCGCGCCCGGGTGGAGGCCGCCGGGGGAGCCCTGTTGTTTCTCGACGTTGCGGTGGGCACCCACGTTTGCGTCGAAATGCCGCTCAAGGACTGA
- a CDS encoding FAD-dependent oxidoreductase: MSWDHEVDVVVLGSGGAGLTAALTAAVTGASVEVYEKAPTVGGTTAVSGGIVWIPAHNRSPDGELTPADALRYLRAQSLGSMDDELVETFVRTGPAMLDFIEAHSGLQFEIATGFPDYRPELPGGQPGGGRSLSAAPFDLAQLGEWSTQITSFPADWSNVGFDAETRARLHAAIDERTSHLCVAGTALIAGLLKGLLDAGVTPHTNARAEGLIAEDGEITGVRVALPDQTISVRARHGVILGTGGFEWDPALTQAFLRGPMHGAVSPPNNTGDGLRMAMEHGADLANMGEAWWVPIVQIPGDTIEGKPRSRSVRLERTRPRSIIVNSAGRRFVNEACDYNSMAGAFHYLDPRGGYVNDRGWMVFDSIHLQRYGFLGIEPGQPVPDWFCESASLTELAAKTGIEADGLTRTVESWNRHVAVGADPDFGRGASAYDGYWGDDSATTPAGKTLGPIDTAPFYAVPVSIGAMGTKGGPRTDHDARVLHVSGEPIPGLFAAGNAMGGVTGRAYGGAGGTLGPAMVFGYRAGHAAATGKSVDLT; this comes from the coding sequence ATGTCATGGGACCACGAAGTCGACGTCGTCGTGCTCGGCAGTGGCGGCGCCGGCCTCACCGCCGCACTGACCGCGGCCGTCACGGGCGCCTCCGTTGAGGTCTACGAGAAGGCCCCAACGGTCGGCGGCACCACCGCCGTGTCCGGCGGCATCGTGTGGATCCCCGCCCATAACCGTTCTCCCGACGGCGAATTGACGCCCGCCGACGCGCTGCGGTACCTGCGTGCCCAGTCGCTCGGATCGATGGACGACGAGCTGGTGGAGACGTTCGTGCGCACCGGGCCGGCGATGCTCGATTTCATCGAGGCACACAGCGGTCTTCAGTTCGAGATCGCGACCGGATTCCCCGACTACCGTCCCGAATTGCCGGGAGGGCAGCCGGGCGGCGGCAGGTCGCTCAGCGCGGCCCCCTTCGACCTGGCCCAACTTGGCGAATGGTCAACGCAGATAACGTCTTTCCCAGCCGACTGGTCCAACGTCGGCTTCGACGCCGAGACCAGGGCGCGTTTGCACGCGGCGATCGACGAACGAACCAGCCATCTGTGCGTCGCCGGCACCGCGCTGATCGCGGGCCTGCTCAAGGGCCTGCTGGATGCCGGGGTGACCCCACACACCAACGCCCGGGCCGAAGGCCTCATCGCCGAAGACGGCGAAATCACCGGGGTGCGCGTGGCCTTGCCGGATCAGACGATCAGTGTTCGCGCCCGGCACGGGGTCATCCTGGGCACCGGCGGCTTCGAGTGGGATCCCGCTCTGACACAAGCCTTTCTGCGCGGCCCCATGCACGGCGCGGTCTCGCCGCCCAACAACACCGGCGACGGCTTGCGCATGGCGATGGAGCACGGGGCCGACCTGGCCAACATGGGCGAGGCCTGGTGGGTGCCGATCGTGCAAATCCCGGGCGACACAATCGAGGGCAAGCCGCGCAGCCGCAGCGTGCGGCTGGAGCGAACACGGCCGCGCAGCATCATCGTCAACTCGGCGGGCCGGCGCTTCGTCAACGAGGCATGCGATTACAACTCAATGGCCGGCGCCTTCCATTACCTCGATCCTCGCGGCGGCTACGTCAACGATCGCGGATGGATGGTGTTCGACTCGATTCATCTGCAGCGGTACGGGTTTCTTGGCATCGAACCGGGACAACCCGTCCCGGACTGGTTCTGCGAATCGGCGAGCCTCACCGAGTTGGCCGCCAAGACCGGTATCGAGGCCGACGGCCTGACCCGCACGGTCGAGAGCTGGAACCGTCACGTGGCCGTCGGCGCGGACCCCGACTTCGGCCGCGGGGCCAGCGCCTACGACGGCTACTGGGGCGATGACAGCGCGACCACACCGGCCGGTAAGACACTGGGCCCGATCGATACCGCCCCGTTCTACGCGGTGCCGGTGAGCATCGGTGCGATGGGCACCAAGGGCGGCCCGCGCACTGATCACGATGCCCGCGTTCTGCATGTCAGTGGCGAGCCGATACCGGGCCTGTTCGCCGCGGGCAATGCGATGGGTGGGGTGACCGGGCGGGCCTACGGGGGCGCTGGTGGAACGCTGGGCCCGGCAATGGTATTCGGTTACCGAGCGGGCCATGCGGCCGCCACCGGGAAGTCGGTCGACCTGACGTAG
- a CDS encoding FAD-binding protein: MDGFDHVVDVLIVGSGGGGMTAALTAQAAGLDALVIEKSSHFGGSTALSGGGIWVPGAPAQRREGYVPSPEAVVGYLKLITDGLVSEARLRQYVESAPQMLQFLEQLSGWFEFVWKPGYADYYPELPGGSELGSTINVPAIDLRKLGPDEQKLLAPLALAPKGIWLGPKDLRTFYRIRQSWAGKGVLLKLIARMVRARVFGERMAAIGQSLAARLRLALRERGIPLWLDSPMVQLLTDVDGSVTGAVVEREGKEQRIGARLGVILASGGFDHDLAWRKELLPEVDQDWSFGNPAAMGDGIRAGQKVGAATDLLDEAWWFPAIQWPDGRMQFMLNERMMPAQFIVNGAGKRFINEAAPYMDLGHAMIEGQRSGVTHIPCWLITDHRSFNRYVVGGHLPIPRIPGAPVPTGRKIPPAWLESGVVKAATTWDEMAAKIGVPADQLAETARRFNELARKGHDDDFNRGDSVYDNYYGDHTLPNPNLYPLGDPPYYAFRIVLGDLGTSGGLLTDEHARVLRADGSAVPGLYAVGNTSAPVMGRSYAGAGATIGPAMTFGYVAAKHVAAQAANRAINTHRR, encoded by the coding sequence CTGGACGGTTTCGATCACGTTGTCGACGTGCTCATCGTCGGGTCCGGCGGTGGCGGCATGACGGCCGCGCTGACGGCGCAGGCCGCCGGGCTTGACGCACTGGTGATCGAAAAGTCGTCCCACTTCGGCGGTTCCACCGCTTTGTCCGGTGGCGGCATCTGGGTGCCCGGGGCTCCCGCGCAGCGGCGGGAGGGCTATGTGCCCTCGCCCGAAGCCGTTGTGGGCTACCTCAAGCTGATCACGGACGGATTGGTCAGCGAAGCCCGGCTGCGGCAATACGTCGAGAGCGCGCCGCAAATGCTGCAGTTCTTGGAGCAGCTGTCCGGATGGTTCGAATTCGTCTGGAAGCCCGGCTACGCCGACTACTACCCCGAACTGCCCGGCGGCTCCGAGCTCGGCAGCACGATCAACGTGCCCGCGATCGATTTGCGGAAGTTGGGTCCCGACGAGCAGAAGCTGCTCGCGCCCCTGGCTCTGGCGCCGAAGGGAATCTGGTTGGGACCAAAGGACCTGCGCACGTTCTATCGGATCAGGCAGTCGTGGGCGGGCAAGGGCGTGCTGCTCAAGTTGATTGCGCGAATGGTCCGGGCGAGGGTGTTCGGGGAGCGGATGGCCGCGATCGGACAGTCACTGGCGGCCCGGCTCCGGCTGGCATTGCGGGAACGCGGCATCCCGCTCTGGCTGGACTCGCCGATGGTGCAGCTGCTCACCGACGTCGACGGGTCGGTCACCGGCGCGGTGGTGGAGCGCGAGGGCAAGGAGCAGCGGATCGGTGCGCGGCTGGGCGTCATCCTGGCGTCCGGCGGATTCGACCACGACCTGGCCTGGCGCAAAGAGCTTCTGCCCGAGGTGGACCAGGACTGGAGCTTCGGCAATCCCGCGGCGATGGGTGACGGCATCCGCGCCGGCCAAAAGGTGGGCGCTGCAACGGATCTGCTTGACGAGGCCTGGTGGTTTCCGGCGATCCAGTGGCCGGACGGCCGTATGCAATTCATGCTCAACGAACGGATGATGCCGGCGCAGTTCATCGTCAACGGCGCCGGCAAGCGATTCATCAATGAGGCGGCTCCCTACATGGACCTCGGTCACGCCATGATCGAGGGCCAGCGATCCGGCGTCACGCACATCCCGTGCTGGCTGATCACCGACCACCGATCGTTCAACCGCTACGTCGTCGGGGGACACCTGCCGATACCCAGGATCCCGGGGGCGCCGGTGCCCACCGGCCGCAAGATCCCGCCGGCCTGGCTGGAATCGGGCGTCGTCAAAGCGGCCACGACCTGGGACGAAATGGCGGCCAAGATCGGCGTGCCCGCGGACCAGCTCGCCGAAACCGCCCGCCGGTTCAACGAACTCGCCCGCAAGGGCCACGACGACGATTTCAACCGCGGCGACAGCGTGTACGACAACTACTACGGCGACCACACCCTGCCCAACCCGAACCTGTATCCGCTTGGTGATCCGCCGTACTACGCCTTCCGGATCGTTCTCGGGGACCTCGGCACCTCGGGCGGTCTGCTGACCGACGAACACGCCCGCGTGCTACGGGCCGACGGCAGCGCGGTGCCCGGCCTGTACGCGGTGGGTAACACGTCCGCCCCGGTGATGGGCCGCAGCTACGCCGGTGCCGGAGCGACCATCGGCCCAGCCATGACCTTCGGCTACGTCGCGGCGAAACACGTTGCGGCGCAAGCAGCCAACCGAGCCATTAATACTCATAGGAGGTAA
- a CDS encoding IclR family transcriptional regulator, whose product MTGSGTGSQTLARGLSALQMVADSPGGLTVQQLADQVGVHRTIAYRLLTTLAEFRLVAKGEDGRYRPAAGLAVLGASFDRNVRQVSLPTLRALADELGTTVSLLIAEGDQQVAIAVIVPSHVAYQLSFHEGSRYPLDRGAAGIALLACMPPRPGERELVSRARERGWVTTYGEIEPNTYGLAVGVRRPVPSPPTCINLISHREDVVMRGKDAVVKAAKQLSELLS is encoded by the coding sequence GTGACGGGGTCCGGTACCGGTTCGCAGACCCTGGCCAGGGGACTGAGCGCGCTGCAGATGGTGGCGGACTCCCCCGGCGGACTCACGGTGCAACAGCTCGCCGATCAGGTGGGGGTGCACCGCACTATCGCCTATCGGCTACTGACGACGTTGGCCGAGTTCCGGCTGGTGGCCAAGGGTGAGGACGGCCGCTACCGGCCGGCCGCGGGCCTGGCCGTGCTCGGTGCTTCGTTCGACCGCAACGTGCGGCAAGTGAGTCTGCCGACGCTGCGCGCGCTGGCCGATGAGCTCGGCACCACCGTGTCCCTGCTCATCGCCGAAGGCGACCAGCAGGTGGCGATCGCGGTCATCGTGCCCAGCCACGTCGCCTACCAGCTTTCCTTCCACGAAGGCAGCCGCTACCCGCTGGACCGCGGCGCCGCCGGGATCGCCCTGCTCGCTTGCATGCCTCCACGCCCGGGGGAACGAGAGCTGGTTTCCCGTGCGCGCGAACGTGGTTGGGTGACGACCTACGGTGAGATCGAACCTAATACCTACGGCCTGGCCGTGGGGGTGCGCCGGCCGGTGCCGTCCCCCCCAACGTGCATCAACCTCATCTCGCACCGGGAAGACGTCGTGATGCGCGGGAAAGATGCGGTCGTCAAGGCCGCCAAGCAGTTGTCGGAGCTACTGAGCTGA
- a CDS encoding class I SAM-dependent methyltransferase yields the protein MVAYDRIGATYRSTRRPDPRIASQVHAALTAMDTVVNVGAGTGSYEPAQTVAAIEPSMVMIAQRSSQAAPCVQAVAEALPLRDKCVDAAMALLTVHHWSDLPAGIGELRRVARRRIVVFTWDQAVIDDFWLLREYLPDAAQINKALYVPIERLVELLGGAHVQTVPVPHDCTDGFGAAFWRRPEAYLDATVRAGISMLAYADEGALAEGLGRLAGDLRSGRWQQRHAELLDQPAFDAGYRLLVSDCE from the coding sequence ATGGTCGCCTACGACCGGATCGGCGCCACGTATCGCAGTACCCGCCGACCAGACCCGCGGATCGCCTCCCAGGTGCACGCCGCACTCACCGCGATGGACACCGTCGTCAACGTCGGGGCCGGCACGGGCTCCTATGAACCGGCCCAGACCGTCGCCGCAATCGAGCCGAGCATGGTGATGATCGCCCAGCGTTCATCGCAAGCTGCCCCGTGTGTCCAGGCCGTGGCGGAGGCATTGCCGCTGCGCGACAAGTGCGTTGACGCCGCCATGGCCTTGCTGACCGTCCATCACTGGAGCGATCTCCCCGCCGGGATCGGCGAGCTGCGCCGCGTCGCGCGGCGCCGAATCGTGGTTTTCACCTGGGATCAAGCGGTGATCGACGACTTCTGGTTGCTGCGTGAATATCTGCCCGACGCCGCTCAGATCAATAAGGCGCTGTACGTACCGATTGAACGACTTGTGGAGTTGCTGGGAGGAGCGCACGTGCAGACCGTGCCCGTACCGCATGACTGCACGGACGGATTCGGCGCCGCCTTTTGGCGCCGGCCCGAGGCATACCTTGACGCAACCGTCCGCGCCGGTATCTCCATGTTGGCCTATGCCGATGAAGGCGCCCTAGCCGAGGGACTGGGCCGCCTCGCGGGCGACCTGCGCTCCGGACGATGGCAACAGCGGCACGCGGAACTACTCGACCAACCGGCGTTCGACGCCGGCTACCGCCTACTCGTCAGCGATTGCGAGTAA
- a CDS encoding alpha/beta fold hydrolase, with amino-acid sequence MAEFESIWSDLQGVAFEQGYLDAGGIRTRYLRAGDPGKPVLMLLHGSGGHAEAYVRNLGAHAEHFWTWSIDMLGHGYTDKPGHPLEVAHYVEHLMAVLRTMGVDRACISGESLGGWVAARTAVDHPDVVERLVLNTAGGSQADPVVMQRIITLSMAAAENPTWETVQARIKWLMADKAKDYDDLVASRQRVYRQPGFVSAMSDIMALQDPEIRARNILGPDEYGSIIAPTLVLWTSDDPTADVTEGRRMASMIPGARFEVMPGCGHWPQYEDPKTFNQLHLDFLLGR; translated from the coding sequence GTGGCGGAGTTCGAGAGCATCTGGAGCGATCTCCAGGGCGTCGCGTTTGAGCAGGGCTACCTCGACGCCGGAGGAATACGGACCCGCTACCTGCGTGCCGGTGATCCGGGCAAGCCGGTGCTGATGCTGCTGCACGGGTCCGGTGGCCACGCCGAGGCCTACGTCCGCAATTTGGGCGCGCACGCCGAGCATTTCTGGACCTGGTCGATCGACATGCTGGGCCACGGATACACCGACAAGCCGGGTCATCCGCTGGAAGTCGCGCACTATGTCGAGCACCTGATGGCGGTGCTGCGCACCATGGGCGTGGACCGCGCCTGCATCAGCGGCGAGTCGCTCGGGGGCTGGGTGGCCGCCCGTACCGCGGTCGACCATCCCGATGTGGTTGAGCGGTTGGTGCTTAACACCGCCGGCGGTTCACAGGCCGATCCCGTGGTGATGCAACGGATCATCACGCTGTCCATGGCCGCCGCCGAGAACCCGACCTGGGAGACGGTGCAAGCGCGCATCAAATGGTTGATGGCCGACAAGGCGAAGGACTACGACGACCTGGTGGCCAGCCGCCAACGGGTTTATCGCCAACCGGGATTCGTCTCCGCGATGAGCGACATCATGGCGTTGCAGGATCCGGAGATCCGCGCGCGCAACATCCTCGGACCGGACGAATACGGGTCGATCATCGCCCCGACGCTGGTGCTGTGGACCAGTGACGACCCCACCGCCGACGTGACGGAGGGACGTCGCATGGCGTCGATGATTCCGGGCGCGCGCTTCGAGGTGATGCCCGGTTGCGGCCACTGGCCGCAGTACGAGGACCCCAAGACGTTTAATCAGTTGCATCTCGACTTCCTGTTGGGCCGGTGA
- a CDS encoding 3-carboxyethylcatechol 2,3-dioxygenase, giving the protein MSHSPLLNLPGPSQDLLDDIEGAIAAARGFVEKYDPELVVSFSPDHYNGFFYKVMPPFCIGTSACGVGDYGTHAGPLNVPETLATECAKAVLDAGVDVAVSASMDVDHGTVQPLEKLFGDATARPVIPIFVNAIGVPLGPMHRCRALGRAVGGYLATLDKRVLILGSGGLSHSPPVPTLATAPASVLERIVQGRPMTSEQRQARQAAVIDAAKSFAAGDSALQALNPTWDHRFLEIIDGGWLSELDGWSNSFVAHEGGSSAQEIRTWVAAFGALEAAGPYETIERYYKPAPELIAGFAIRTALPK; this is encoded by the coding sequence ATGTCGCACAGCCCTCTCCTGAATCTTCCGGGGCCGTCGCAGGACCTGCTTGACGACATCGAAGGCGCGATCGCGGCAGCACGCGGCTTCGTCGAGAAGTATGACCCCGAACTGGTGGTCAGTTTCTCGCCGGATCATTACAACGGCTTCTTCTACAAGGTGATGCCACCCTTCTGCATCGGCACCAGCGCCTGCGGAGTCGGCGACTACGGCACCCATGCCGGCCCGCTGAACGTGCCGGAAACGCTTGCGACCGAATGTGCGAAGGCGGTCCTCGACGCGGGCGTCGACGTCGCGGTGTCGGCCAGCATGGACGTGGACCACGGCACGGTCCAGCCGCTGGAAAAGCTCTTCGGTGACGCCACCGCCCGTCCCGTGATACCGATCTTCGTCAACGCCATCGGCGTTCCGCTGGGCCCGATGCATCGCTGCCGTGCGCTCGGCAGGGCCGTCGGCGGCTATCTGGCCACCCTGGACAAGCGAGTTCTGATCCTGGGATCGGGTGGGCTTTCGCACAGCCCGCCGGTGCCGACCCTGGCGACCGCGCCCGCGTCGGTGCTGGAGCGCATCGTGCAGGGCCGGCCGATGACGTCCGAGCAGCGGCAGGCCCGGCAAGCCGCCGTCATCGACGCGGCCAAGAGTTTCGCCGCCGGCGACAGCGCGCTGCAGGCGCTCAACCCGACGTGGGACCACCGATTCCTGGAGATCATCGACGGAGGATGGCTGAGCGAATTGGACGGGTGGTCGAATTCTTTTGTCGCCCATGAGGGCGGCAGCTCCGCGCAGGAGATCCGCACCTGGGTGGCGGCATTCGGGGCGCTGGAAGCGGCCGGGCCCTACGAGACCATCGAGCGCTACTACAAGCCCGCACCCGAACTGATTGCCGGTTTCGCCATCAGAACGGCACTTCCGAAATGA